A single window of Salmo salar chromosome ssa21, Ssal_v3.1, whole genome shotgun sequence DNA harbors:
- the LOC106582552 gene encoding small ubiquitin-related modifier 1, with amino-acid sequence MSDTDTKPSGPDGGDQKDGEYIKLKVIGQDNSEIHFKVKMTTHLKKLKESYSQRQGVHMSTLRFLFEGQRISDNHTPKELGMEDEDVIEVYQEQTGGLRNN; translated from the exons ATGTCAGATACA GACACGAAACCTTCAGGTCCAGATGGAGGAGACCAAAAGGATGGAGAGTACATCAAACTGAAAGTGATCGGTCAG GACAACAGTGAAATTCACTTCAAAGTGAAAATGACCACCCATCTGAAGAAGCTGAAGGAGTCTTACAGCCAGAGACAG ggTGTTCATATGAGTACCTTACGGTTTCTATTTGAGGGACAACGAATCTCAGACAACCACACTCCAAAAGAG CTGGGGATGGAAGACGAGGACGTCATCGAGGTGTATCAGGAACAGACTGGAGGACTTCGGAATAATTAG